The proteins below come from a single Perca flavescens isolate YP-PL-M2 chromosome 8, PFLA_1.0, whole genome shotgun sequence genomic window:
- the mrps35 gene encoding small ribosomal subunit protein mS35 — MASHTSKAFLSLGRINVSGLGLQKSVSRVTYATDLSIRSSNVNKGLPDRGDRGFFRRPRRTAGEPRTEKMPVDQDWTAVYPAATPFRPSSVPLPVRMGYPVKGGVPPEKKGNLELIKIPNFLHLTPAAIKKHCEALKPFCTEWPSALDTDKKCDEHFPIKVGSTDYVSAGLSVRNPSARIVHLKVKLSSLNLDDHARKKMLKLVGERYCKDTDVLTITTDSCPLRQQNHDYAMYLLTVLYHESWKTEAWEADKTVADMEEYSWEDSPSQRNVLDMLVRMKVAGEGEGEELREQLLGRKEVQEYKDSVTRLKNEGESESTMLQYKEAVKKVLNL; from the exons ATGGCTTCACACACAAGCAAGGCATTTCTGTCCCTAGGTCGAATAAATGTTTCTGGTCTTGGACTCCAGAAATCAGTGAGCAGAGTCACATACGCGACGGATTTGTCTATACGTTCTTCTAATGTAAATAAAG GCCTTCCTGATAGAGGCGATAGAGGATTCTTCAGAAGACCCAGGAGAACT GCAGGGGAGCCCAGGACAGAAAAGATGCCGGTGGATCAGGACTGGACTGCAGTTTATCCTGCAGCAACCCCCTTCAGACCGAGCTCTGTCCCCCTGCCTGTGAGGATGGGCTACCCTGTGAAGGGAGGCGTTCCTCCCGAGAAGAAGGGCAACTTGGAGCTGATCAAG ATACCAAATTTTCTTCATTTGACACCGGCAGCCATCAAGAAACACTGTGAAGCTCTGAAac CATTCTGTACAGAGTGGCCCTCTGCCTTGGACACTGACAAAAAATGTGACGAGCACTTCCCTATCAAAGTAGGAAGCACAGACTACGTGTCTGCCGGCCTGTCTGTCAGAAACCCTTCAGCTCGCATTGTTCATCTCAAA GTAAAACTGTCCAGTTTAAATCTGGATGACCATGCACGCAAGAAGATGCTTAAACTTGTTGGGGAGAGATACTGCAAAGATACTGATGTCCTCACCATTACAACTGACAG CTGCCCATTGAGACAGCAGAACCATGACTATGCCATGTACCTGCTAACTGTCCTCTACCACGAGTCTTGG AAAACCGAGGCCTGGGAGGCTGATAAGACTGTGGCAGACATGGAGGAGTACAGCTGGGAAGACAGCCCGTCCCAAAGAAACGTCTTAGATATGCTAGTACGCATGAAAGTGGCTGGGGAAGGAGAAGGCGAGGAACTGCGAGAGCAGCTGCTGGGAAGAAAAGAAGTGCAGGAGTATAAGGACTCTGTCACGAGGTTGAAGAATGAAGGAGAAAGCGAGAGCACCATGCTGCAGTACAAAGAGGCTGTCAAGAAAGTACTCAACCTGTAA
- the mansc4 gene encoding MANSC domain-containing protein 4, whose product MNVTWGALMVLSLVCHTESRCSPTSYYKNCWIRRFPGIFIDIEESQRRGAQLLKYYQEETALKCSRTCCLTRNFSCNLAIFHYDATQENVNCFHLHCPTLESCILSHRGNVVLYNITKGADPDLLVFGKYFTSNVRVLPHHYSRGNASEPLPSDKRQFIHPPPPAALPLTLAPTVKPPTTASGVLTTSTHATSSTTLQSTSQPSAVPTTTTALSSTSKTPLASWNNAQTTTLSTSTSLAPSFTTPTSSTTATTLSPYNPKTTHAFSSPTARPSTSPTQHHTTTFSQLSTSPLTSTTLIGSIESTKQYPNDTKGSLESNHTGGSEEGQGVSGEDTFGGLGPGWHVAAHTLLVAVAICITVLLSCCCSILLVVSWRGQRKRMGHYRTSWRGKRGSMRLIKYVLVRENS is encoded by the exons GGATTTTCATCGATATCGAGGAGTCCCAGCGGAGGGGAGCGCAGCTGCTGAAGTATTACCAGGAGGAGACGGCGCTGAAATGCAGCCGCACCTGTTGCCTCACGCGAAATT TTTCCTGTAATCTGGCCATATTTCACTATGATGCCACTCAAGAAAACGTGAACTGCTTCCACCTGCACTGTCCAACACTGGAGAGCTGTATTCTCAGCCACAGAGGCAACGTTGTTTTGTACAACATCACGAAGG GCGCGGATCCTGACCTGCTGGTGTTTGGAAAATACTTCACCTCCAATGTACGTGTGTTACCCCACCACTACAGTCGAGGCAACGCCTCAGAGCCGCTGCCCTCAGACAAACGCCAGTTCATTCATCCACCTCCGCCCGCTGCACTGCCTCTGACTTTAGCACCCACAGTTAAACCCCCCACCACAGCAAGCGGAGTGCTCACCACATCCACCCATGCCACCAGTTCCACCACGCTGCAGAGCACCAGTCAGCCTTCAGCAGTTCCCACAACTACAACTGCCTTATCCTCCACTTCAAAGACTCCACTAGCTTCATGGAACAATGCACAAACAACAACTCTGAGCACCTCCACTTCTCTTGCACCCAGCTTTACTACACCTACTTCATCCACCACAGCAACAACCCTCAGCCCTTACAATCCCAAGACCACTCACGCCTTTTCTAGCCCAACTGCACGGCCCTCTACTTCCCCTACCCAGCATCACACCACCACCTTCTCTCAGTTGTCCACCAGCCCTCTAACTTCCACGACCCTAATAGGCAGTATAGAGAGCACCAAGCAATACCCCAATGACACCAAGGGCAGTTTGGAGAGTAACCACACTGGAGGCAGTGAGGAAGGACAGGGTGTCAGCGGAGAGGACACCTTCGGGGGTTTGGGACCCGGGTGGCATGTAGCAGCTCACACCTTGCTGGTTGCAGTGGCCATCTGTATCACAGTGCTGCTGAGCTGCTGTTGCTCCATTCTGCTGGTCGTGAGCTGGAGGGGCCAGAGGAAGAGGATGGGACACTACCGAACATCGTGGAGAGGGAAAAGAGGCTCCATGCGTCTGATAAAGTATGTGCTGGTCAGAGAAAACTCCTGA